A genomic stretch from Acetobacter ascendens includes:
- a CDS encoding IS630 family transposase (programmed frameshift), producing MTRALSADLRRRTIAAVASGMTRRAAAVRFGVSSSSVIRWVAEWQASGRDHALKQGGDRRSHRIEAWSTFLLAAIETKADISLVELAETLAAEHGVRFAPSTIWRCLDRHDMTISKKTAHASEQTRPDVAQQREVWFDSQPDLDPTRLIFIDETAVSTKMARLRGRSQRGTRCRMSVPHGHWKTTTFIGGLRLSGMTAPMMLDGPMTGEWFAAYTRKVLVPTLSPGDVVILDNLPAHKGAVAREAVEAVGARLLFLPPYSPDFNPIENIFAKMKAWIRRVAPRTLDALQNTVCGAIDDISHRQAAACFTAAGYEPD from the exons ATGACCCGAGCCCTGTCTGCTGACCTTCGCCGCCGCACGATTGCGGCTGTTGCCTCTGGCATGACCCGTCGTGCGGCGGCGGTTCGTTTTGGTGTGTCTTCGTCGAGCGTTATCCGCTGGGTTGCTGAGTGGCAGGCCAGCGGTCGTGACCATGCGCTTAAACAGGGCGGCGATCGCCGTTCTCACCGGATTGAAGCGTGGTCAACCTTCCTGCTGGCCGCGATTGAAACAAAGGCCGATATTTCCCTTGTCGAACTGGCGGAGACACTTGCAGCGGAACACGGTGTCCGCTTTGCGCCGAGCACGATCTGGCGCTGTCTCGACCGTCACGACATGACCAT ATCAAAAAAAACGGCGCACGCCAGCGAGCAGACACGGCCCGACGTCGCACAGCAGCGCGAGGTCTGGTTTGACAGCCAGCCTGACCTTGATCCGACCCGTCTGATCTTCATCGACGAAACAGCCGTCTCAACGAAGATGGCTCGCCTGCGGGGGCGGTCACAACGGGGCACGCGCTGTCGGATGTCCGTGCCCCACGGGCACTGGAAAACCACGACGTTCATCGGCGGGCTGCGCCTCTCCGGCATGACAGCACCGATGATGCTGGACGGCCCAATGACCGGCGAATGGTTTGCCGCCTATACCCGCAAGGTGCTCGTTCCAACCTTATCACCGGGAGACGTCGTCATTCTGGACAATCTGCCCGCCCATAAAGGAGCCGTTGCCCGCGAGGCTGTGGAGGCAGTCGGCGCCAGGTTGTTGTTCCTGCCGCCCTACAGTCCTGATTTCAACCCGATCGAAAACATCTTCGCCAAAATGAAGGCGTGGATCAGACGGGTGGCACCGCGAACCCTCGACGCTCTTCAAAATACCGTCTGTGGAGCAATTGACGATATCTCTCATCGCCAGGCCGCCGCGTGCTTCACCGCCGCTGGATATGAACCAGACTGA